The following proteins come from a genomic window of Megalobrama amblycephala isolate DHTTF-2021 linkage group LG1, ASM1881202v1, whole genome shotgun sequence:
- the LOC125245847 gene encoding uncharacterized protein LOC125245847 — MDWDLAIRLHIPIRPLGRAISVFALNGQKLPTITHATESITVIISGNHTELLSFYLSRSVHHPIVLGHPWLVEHKPRIEWGQGSVAEWSQHCHASCLLSACSSVSRSVLQEESVNLSNVPQEYLDLKEVFIRCRLSRCRVFRVSLPVSWISGLSSCARVWVDYMNCRLVPASGLDYPWFMIPTAALRHPVHLPPHAIASARLSHCNDCPFGVKLLYSVFCQ; from the exons ATGGACTGGGATCTGGCGATACGTTTGCACATTCCTATTCGCCCTCTGGGTCGCGCCATATCTGTTTTCGCTCTCAATGGACAGAAATTACCCACCATCACACACGCCACGGAGTCCATAACCGTCATCATTTCCGGTAATCATACTGAACTGCTGTCATTTTACCTCTCCAGATCTGTTCATCATCCCATCGTCCTGGGGCATCCATGGCTGGTGGAACACAAGCCCAGGATCGAGTGGGGCCAGGGATCCGTGGCGGAGTGGAGTCAGCATTGTCATGCGTCTTGTTTGTTGTCTGCGTGTTCTTCTGTGTCTCGTTCTGTGTTGCAGGAGGAGTCGGTGAACCTGTCAAACGTGCCCCAGGAGTACCTCGacctgaaggaagtgttca TTCGTTGCAGGCTGTCCCGGTGTCGTGTGTTCCGTGTTTCACTTCCCGTTTCCTGGATTTCTGGACTATCGTCTTGTGCCCGCGTCTGGGTGGATTATATGAACTGTCGTCTTGTGCCCGCGTCTGGGTTGGATTATCCTTGGTTTATGATACCCACTGCAGCCCTGCGCCACCCTGTTCATCTGCCTCCGCACGCCATTGCTTCAGCACGCCTCAGTCACTGCAACGACTGCCCATTTGGAGTGAAGTTATTGTACAGCGTATTCtgtcaataa